A single window of Rhodococcus jostii RHA1 DNA harbors:
- a CDS encoding carbohydrate ABC transporter permease → MAVPTGTTSGAPARPAAGDNDPGRGSREKNENRRRFGLSSRRAWLFVVPTLAVLAVVIGYPVIRAVVMSFQKDAGLDPSTGMFVEGGWAGFTNYTHWILQQCTSPSGVAVACPPGTLGSQFWSAVGNTAFFTVVTVGLEVAIGLWMAIIMGKTFKGRALLRAAVLIPWAIPTAVTAKLWYFIFAYDGIANRLLGTEILWTSDAWPARFAVIISDVWKTTPFMALLILAGLQMIPQDVYEAARVDGASAWQRFRQITLPLVKPALMVAILFRTMDALRMYDLPAILTGGNPATTTVSILVVDQVRQGFNSASALSTITFLLIFAVAFVLVKFLGANAVETQEAQRKGPKS, encoded by the coding sequence ATGGCCGTTCCGACTGGGACCACCAGTGGAGCGCCGGCCCGTCCCGCGGCCGGGGATAACGACCCCGGCCGCGGTTCGCGTGAGAAGAACGAGAACAGGCGACGCTTTGGGCTGAGCAGTCGCCGCGCGTGGCTGTTCGTCGTCCCGACGCTGGCCGTGCTGGCCGTCGTCATCGGCTACCCGGTGATCCGGGCAGTGGTGATGTCGTTCCAGAAGGACGCGGGACTCGATCCGTCGACCGGCATGTTCGTCGAGGGCGGCTGGGCCGGGTTCACCAACTACACACACTGGATTCTGCAGCAGTGCACCTCCCCGAGCGGGGTGGCCGTGGCGTGCCCGCCCGGCACGCTCGGCTCGCAGTTCTGGTCGGCCGTCGGGAACACCGCGTTCTTCACCGTCGTCACGGTGGGCCTCGAGGTCGCGATCGGCCTGTGGATGGCGATCATCATGGGCAAGACGTTCAAGGGCCGCGCCCTGCTGCGTGCGGCGGTCCTGATCCCGTGGGCCATCCCGACCGCGGTCACCGCCAAGCTCTGGTACTTCATCTTCGCTTACGACGGCATCGCCAACCGCCTCCTCGGCACCGAGATCCTGTGGACGTCGGACGCGTGGCCCGCGCGATTCGCGGTGATCATCTCGGATGTCTGGAAGACCACACCCTTCATGGCCCTGCTGATCCTCGCCGGCCTGCAGATGATCCCGCAGGACGTGTACGAGGCGGCGCGGGTCGACGGCGCCTCCGCGTGGCAGCGGTTCCGGCAGATCACGCTCCCGCTGGTGAAGCCGGCGCTGATGGTCGCGATCCTGTTCCGCACGATGGACGCCCTGCGCATGTACGACCTCCCTGCCATCCTGACCGGCGGCAACCCGGCCACCACGACGGTGTCGATCCTCGTGGTCGACCAGGTGCGGCAAGGGTTCAACAGCGCGTCCGCACTCTCCACCATCACGTTCCTCCTGATCTTCGCGGTGGCGTTCGTCCTCGTGAAGTTCCTCGGCGCCAACGCCGTCGAGACTCAGGAAGCCCAGCGAAAGGGGCCGAAGTCGTGA
- a CDS encoding sucrase ferredoxin has product MSVQTTTSPEGWTPPACAALSRSLQEPLCGTAPRVHGWLLIEQPGPWGRDRLRQSRLDPVLGDALATLCAEAGVRPVLIRTRERRDVAAGRHVYLVRPGRADGWAERLLVREDRELLDLDLAIDLPPGVGERLDPTESLFLVCTHGKKDACCASFGRPVVTGLGHRDGRVWESTHVGGDRFAATVVCLPSGIYYGRVTAESAEHIVAEHDRGRVVLEHYRGRCTDDLVLQFAEHTVRAERSLLGLDDVIPLSAVPRADGDTDVLVRHPDGTDRVRVRTTRDEPRLTACSAGVVDSPDRFEAAPPPVRA; this is encoded by the coding sequence GTGAGCGTGCAGACGACGACGTCGCCCGAGGGGTGGACGCCACCGGCCTGCGCGGCGCTCTCCCGGTCACTCCAGGAGCCGTTGTGCGGCACTGCGCCCCGGGTGCACGGCTGGCTGCTGATCGAGCAACCCGGACCGTGGGGCCGCGACCGGCTCCGGCAGAGCCGCCTCGACCCGGTCCTCGGCGACGCGCTCGCCACCCTGTGCGCCGAAGCGGGGGTGCGTCCGGTGCTGATCCGCACCCGAGAGCGCCGCGACGTCGCCGCGGGACGTCACGTCTACCTCGTGCGTCCCGGACGAGCCGACGGCTGGGCGGAGCGACTGCTGGTGCGCGAGGACCGGGAGCTGCTGGACCTCGACCTCGCCATCGACCTGCCACCCGGAGTCGGGGAACGTCTCGACCCCACCGAATCGCTGTTCCTCGTCTGCACCCACGGCAAGAAGGACGCCTGCTGCGCGTCGTTCGGACGCCCCGTCGTCACCGGTCTCGGCCACCGCGACGGACGGGTCTGGGAGTCGACGCACGTCGGCGGCGACCGGTTCGCCGCGACCGTGGTGTGCCTGCCGTCGGGCATCTACTACGGCCGGGTCACCGCGGAGTCCGCGGAACACATTGTCGCCGAACACGATCGCGGACGGGTGGTGCTCGAGCATTACCGCGGCCGGTGCACCGACGACCTGGTGCTGCAATTCGCCGAGCACACCGTGCGGGCCGAGCGGTCGCTGCTCGGACTCGACGACGTGATCCCGCTGTCGGCGGTCCCACGCGCGGACGGCGACACCGACGTCCTGGTCCGGCACCCGGACGGCACCGACCGGGTCCGGGTGCGCACGACCCGCGACGAACCCCGCCTGACCGCCTGTAGCGCGGGTGTCGTGGACAGCCCGGACCGGTTCGAGGCGGCTCCGCCACCCGTGCGCGCTTGA
- a CDS encoding carbohydrate ABC transporter permease: MTHRAPELELPSRPVRRNRSKRFAFKNSRIYIGVAIILVWGLAPFYWMMVTAFRDPDYTFDTTPWPTHVTLENFQNALSTSSGNNFTRAVVNSMIIGGITTVVALAVGIFTAYALARIEFRFKYVVVGIVLGASMFPVVALVTPLFQLFTNIGWIGTYQAMIIPNISFVLPLTIYTLTSFFKELPWELEEAARIDGASRGQAFRLVMLPLAAPALFTTAILAFIATVNEYLLASQLSSDATEPVTVAIARFSGNDPHVVPYAAIMAAGTIVTIPLVIMVLLFQRRIVSGLTAGGVKS; this comes from the coding sequence GTGACCCATCGCGCCCCGGAGCTCGAACTCCCGAGCAGGCCCGTCCGCCGCAACCGTTCGAAGCGGTTCGCTTTCAAGAACTCCCGCATCTACATCGGTGTCGCGATCATCCTCGTCTGGGGGCTCGCCCCGTTCTACTGGATGATGGTGACGGCGTTCCGCGACCCCGACTACACGTTCGACACCACACCCTGGCCCACGCACGTCACGCTCGAGAACTTCCAGAACGCCCTGTCGACGAGCAGCGGCAACAACTTCACCCGGGCCGTCGTCAACAGCATGATCATCGGCGGAATCACCACCGTTGTCGCCCTCGCCGTCGGCATCTTCACCGCCTACGCGCTGGCCCGCATCGAGTTCCGGTTCAAGTACGTGGTGGTCGGCATCGTGCTCGGCGCGTCGATGTTCCCCGTCGTCGCCCTCGTCACCCCGCTGTTCCAGCTGTTCACGAACATCGGCTGGATCGGCACCTACCAGGCGATGATCATCCCGAACATCTCGTTCGTCCTGCCGCTCACCATCTACACGCTGACGTCGTTCTTCAAGGAACTCCCCTGGGAGCTCGAGGAGGCGGCCCGGATCGACGGCGCCAGCCGCGGTCAGGCGTTCCGGCTGGTGATGTTGCCGCTCGCGGCGCCCGCCCTGTTCACCACCGCCATCCTCGCGTTCATCGCGACCGTCAACGAGTACCTGCTCGCCAGCCAGCTCTCCAGCGACGCCACCGAACCGGTCACGGTCGCGATCGCCCGGTTCTCCGGCAACGACCCGCACGTCGTGCCATACGCGGCGATCATGGCGGCGGGCACGATCGTCACCATTCCGCTGGTGATCATGGTGCTGCTGTTCCAGCGTCGCATCGTGTCGGGCCTGACGGCCGGCGGCGTGAAGAGTTAA
- a CDS encoding ABC transporter substrate-binding protein yields the protein MRSATCSPNVTDAQWQEIVDALTRREFGAGLGAAALAALTAACARPDAATGSDSGAQRTVTHAMGTTTVSNRPSRIVALDNLPIDTVVTLGTTPVGAAQAGSADALPAYLGGGLDSTTVVGSIAEPNLEAIAALQPDLILSSKQRHGDLYDALSAIAPTVFSVSPAVDWQGTLRLFAEAMGETEAAEQKLSAFHARAAALSETNRGRTAHVIRVMDDGLRLHGPGTFSGSVLTAAGYTITGQPWDAKNDMSEISLENVAQIDSEIAFVANTSAPGELGIDPVLIGQMGPSRRDGVRQTDYRVWITGIGLTGANLILDDLERL from the coding sequence ATGCGTTCAGCCACGTGCTCCCCGAATGTCACCGACGCCCAATGGCAGGAGATCGTCGACGCCCTCACGCGACGCGAATTCGGGGCCGGACTGGGAGCAGCCGCACTGGCCGCACTCACCGCGGCATGCGCGCGACCCGACGCCGCAACCGGCAGCGACAGCGGCGCCCAGCGCACCGTCACCCACGCCATGGGCACGACGACGGTGAGCAACAGGCCCAGTCGCATCGTCGCCCTCGACAACCTGCCCATCGACACCGTCGTCACGCTCGGGACGACACCGGTCGGCGCTGCTCAGGCCGGTTCCGCCGACGCGCTGCCCGCCTACCTGGGCGGCGGACTGGACAGCACCACCGTCGTCGGGTCGATCGCCGAACCGAACCTCGAGGCGATCGCCGCGCTGCAGCCCGACCTCATCCTCAGCAGCAAGCAGCGGCACGGCGACCTGTACGACGCGCTGTCGGCGATCGCGCCCACCGTCTTCTCGGTGTCGCCCGCGGTCGACTGGCAGGGGACGCTGCGGCTGTTCGCCGAGGCCATGGGTGAGACGGAAGCAGCCGAGCAGAAGCTGTCGGCCTTCCACGCCCGCGCTGCCGCGTTGAGCGAAACCAACCGGGGCCGCACCGCGCACGTCATCCGCGTGATGGACGACGGTCTGCGCCTCCACGGACCCGGCACGTTCTCCGGTTCCGTGCTGACCGCGGCCGGCTACACCATCACCGGGCAACCGTGGGACGCGAAGAACGACATGTCCGAGATCTCGCTCGAGAACGTCGCCCAGATCGACTCCGAAATCGCGTTTGTCGCGAACACGTCCGCACCCGGGGAACTGGGGATCGACCCCGTCCTCATCGGGCAGATGGGGCCGTCACGACGCGACGGCGTCCGCCAGACCGACTACCGGGTGTGGATCACCGGCATCGGCCTCACCGGCGCAAACCTGATCCTCGACGACCTCGAGCGACTGTAG
- a CDS encoding ABC transporter substrate-binding protein, translating to MVQISRAVRRAAVFATAASLVTLTACSSDSGSDSTSENLDGRGPITYVEGKDTTETGVVRQIIDAWNAEHPDEQVTFKEQSNDADQAHDDLVQHLQAKQSDYDVVALDVPWTAEFAAKGWLQPLTGEFAVDNTGILPATVDSATYNGTQYAAPKNTNGGLLYYRSDLLPAAPKTWAELAAACEVAKTNNIDCYAGQFAPYEGLTVNTAEVINAYGGSFVGEDGKTPTVDSPEARAGLQVLVDNFKNGDIPAQDTTFKEPESQKAFEDGKALFLRNWPYVYGTADKDSSAVKGKFAVAPLPGKDGIGASTLGGYNAAISAYSENKATARDFLTFLQGEQAQRIIALGSLPPVRAALYDDPEIIAAYPFMPTLKVSIENAVPRPVTPYYPAVSKAVQDNAYAAIKGEKSVDQAITDMQSGIQSAGS from the coding sequence ATGGTTCAGATTTCGAGAGCGGTCCGGCGCGCCGCGGTGTTTGCCACCGCTGCCTCGCTGGTCACGCTCACCGCTTGCTCGAGCGACAGCGGCAGCGACTCCACGTCGGAGAACCTCGACGGTCGCGGACCCATCACGTACGTCGAGGGCAAGGACACCACCGAGACCGGTGTCGTCCGCCAGATCATCGACGCGTGGAACGCCGAGCACCCGGACGAGCAGGTGACGTTCAAGGAGCAGTCGAACGACGCCGATCAGGCGCACGACGACCTGGTCCAGCACCTGCAGGCCAAGCAGTCCGACTACGACGTCGTCGCACTCGACGTCCCCTGGACCGCGGAGTTCGCGGCCAAGGGCTGGCTGCAGCCGCTGACCGGCGAGTTCGCGGTGGACAACACCGGAATCCTCCCCGCCACGGTCGACAGCGCCACCTACAACGGCACCCAGTACGCGGCGCCGAAGAACACCAACGGCGGCCTGCTGTACTACCGCAGCGACCTGCTGCCCGCGGCACCGAAGACGTGGGCCGAGCTGGCCGCCGCGTGTGAGGTCGCGAAGACCAACAACATCGACTGCTACGCCGGTCAGTTCGCACCGTACGAGGGCCTGACGGTGAACACCGCCGAGGTCATCAACGCGTACGGCGGCTCGTTCGTCGGCGAGGACGGCAAGACCCCGACCGTCGACAGCCCCGAGGCCCGCGCCGGCCTGCAGGTGCTGGTCGACAACTTCAAGAACGGTGACATCCCGGCCCAGGACACCACGTTCAAGGAGCCCGAGAGCCAGAAGGCGTTCGAGGACGGCAAGGCGCTGTTCCTGCGCAACTGGCCGTACGTGTACGGCACCGCCGACAAGGATTCGTCCGCGGTCAAGGGCAAGTTCGCGGTCGCCCCGCTGCCCGGCAAGGACGGCATCGGTGCCTCGACCCTCGGTGGCTACAACGCGGCCATCAGCGCGTACTCCGAGAACAAGGCGACGGCCCGCGACTTCCTCACCTTCCTGCAGGGTGAGCAGGCGCAGCGGATCATCGCGCTGGGCTCGTTGCCCCCGGTCCGCGCCGCACTGTACGACGACCCGGAGATCATCGCGGCCTACCCGTTCATGCCGACGCTGAAGGTGTCGATCGAGAACGCCGTCCCCCGTCCGGTCACCCCGTACTACCCCGCTGTGTCGAAGGCAGTGCAGGACAACGCCTACGCTGCCATCAAGGGTGAGAAGTCGGTGGATCAGGCGATCACGGACATGCAGTCCGGCATCCAGTCCGCAGGCTCGTAG
- a CDS encoding ABC transporter ATP-binding protein, with product MATVTYDGATCLFPGSDKPAVDTLDLKIEDGEFLVLVGPSGCGKSTSLRMLAGLEDVHSGRILIGDRDVTTQEPKERDIAMVFQNYALYPHMSVAENMGFALKLAGAAKDDIRTRVEETAKLLDLEPYLDRKPKALSGGQRQRVAMGRAIVRQPQVFLMDEPLSNLDAKLRVQTRTQIAQLQRRLETTMVYVTHDQVEAMTMGDRVAVLKDGVLQQCASPRDLYNRPANVFVAGFMGSPSMNLFTLPITPDGVVLGDATIPLPRQLRSDSDERQVVVGIRPEHLELSTTGIPMEVAVVEELGSDAYIYGRSTVNGETQQLVARADWRNPPRKGDLVKLHVDPSQVHLFSASEGYRLS from the coding sequence ATGGCCACAGTGACCTATGACGGTGCCACCTGCCTGTTCCCCGGCTCGGACAAACCGGCCGTCGATACGCTCGACCTGAAGATCGAGGACGGTGAGTTCCTGGTCCTCGTCGGCCCGTCCGGCTGCGGCAAGTCGACGTCGCTGCGGATGCTGGCCGGGCTCGAGGACGTCCACAGCGGCCGGATCCTCATCGGTGACCGCGACGTCACCACCCAGGAACCCAAGGAACGCGACATCGCGATGGTGTTCCAGAACTATGCGCTGTACCCGCACATGTCGGTGGCCGAGAACATGGGTTTCGCGCTCAAGCTCGCCGGCGCCGCGAAGGACGACATCCGCACGCGGGTCGAGGAGACGGCGAAACTCCTCGACCTCGAGCCGTACCTGGACCGCAAGCCGAAGGCACTGTCCGGCGGTCAGCGGCAGCGCGTCGCGATGGGACGCGCCATCGTCCGGCAGCCGCAGGTGTTCCTGATGGACGAGCCGTTGTCCAACCTCGACGCCAAGCTCCGCGTGCAGACACGCACGCAGATCGCGCAGCTGCAGCGTCGGCTCGAGACGACCATGGTGTACGTGACGCACGACCAGGTCGAGGCCATGACGATGGGCGACCGGGTGGCGGTGCTGAAGGACGGGGTGCTGCAGCAGTGTGCGTCGCCCCGCGACCTCTACAACCGGCCCGCCAACGTGTTCGTCGCCGGCTTCATGGGGTCGCCGTCGATGAACCTCTTCACACTGCCGATCACCCCCGACGGGGTCGTGCTCGGCGACGCGACCATCCCGCTGCCCCGGCAGCTGCGCTCGGACAGCGACGAACGTCAGGTGGTCGTCGGGATCCGCCCCGAACACCTGGAACTGTCGACCACCGGCATTCCGATGGAGGTCGCGGTGGTGGAGGAACTCGGATCCGACGCCTACATCTACGGCCGCAGCACCGTCAACGGGGAGACGCAGCAGTTGGTGGCCCGTGCCGATTGGCGGAACCCGCCCCGCAAGGGTGACCTGGTGAAACTGCACGTCGACCCGTCCCAGGTGCACCTGTTCTCGGCGTCCGAGGGCTACCGGCTGAGCTGA
- a CDS encoding transglycosylase domain-containing protein, giving the protein MSSGNDATGNHASEPGGTPPVDDGSADTTTPSPDGTKKRNRWRTVRRVSLVVIALLLVIPLVVFLVSYVRAEVPRPSDMKTNQVATVFAADGTTELTKVIPPEGNRTEIALDAIPQHVRDAVLSAEDRNFYSNPGFSVTGFMRAARDNVLGKDSAGGGSTITQQYVKNVLVGADRNVYRKMRELVISTKMAREWSKDEILAAYLNTIYFGRGAYGIEAASRAYFDKPVGDLSVAEGAVLASVIQSPSYLDPEANLDQLQARWNYVLDGMVAMGVLGQQDRSAAEFPITAPSNRPTDANSAPGPDGLIRNQVLRELSDAGISEQTLNTEGLQITTTIDPRAQQSAIEAVHDNLEGEDPGLRTAVVSIDPRTGGVRAYYGGEDGAGFDYAQAPLQTGSSFKVFGLAAALEQGIPLSARFSSAPLTVGSVQIGNVEGESCGTCTIAEATKRSLNTSFYRLMMSLDNGPQAIADAAHKAGIPEFIPGVQGKTLSENGGEPEGGIVLGQYLSRPIDMASAYATLAASGIYHQPYFVQRVVTADGVVLLDRAPSPGERRLDAAVADNISQALMPIASYSRGHALAGGRPSAAKTGTAQLGDTGENKDAWMVGYTPSLATAVWIGKADATAINNSWGGLVYGSGLPSDIWKDTMDGALEDTDWEDFPWPDPIGGQAGVPTWSGQTSGDGTGTGTSGVVPPPGAPTPAPVEVPPPAAVPVPPVPPVPAPVPAPTQIEILPGVIIPLPG; this is encoded by the coding sequence GTGAGTTCTGGCAACGACGCGACGGGCAACCATGCCTCCGAACCGGGGGGTACACCGCCCGTAGACGACGGTTCGGCTGACACGACCACTCCATCACCGGACGGGACGAAGAAGCGCAACCGGTGGCGCACGGTCCGCCGGGTGAGCCTGGTCGTGATCGCATTGCTGCTGGTCATCCCGCTCGTCGTCTTCCTGGTCAGTTACGTCCGCGCCGAGGTCCCGCGCCCGTCGGACATGAAGACCAACCAGGTGGCCACCGTCTTCGCCGCCGACGGCACCACCGAGCTGACCAAGGTGATCCCGCCCGAGGGCAACCGCACCGAGATCGCGCTCGACGCCATTCCCCAGCACGTCCGCGACGCCGTCCTGTCGGCGGAGGACCGCAACTTCTACTCCAACCCCGGCTTCTCCGTCACCGGCTTCATGCGTGCCGCCCGCGACAACGTCCTCGGCAAGGACAGCGCGGGCGGCGGGTCGACGATCACACAGCAGTACGTCAAGAACGTGCTGGTCGGCGCGGACCGGAACGTGTACCGCAAGATGCGGGAACTCGTGATCTCCACCAAGATGGCCCGCGAGTGGTCCAAGGACGAGATCCTCGCCGCCTATCTGAACACCATCTACTTCGGCCGCGGCGCGTACGGCATCGAGGCGGCGTCGCGCGCCTACTTCGACAAGCCGGTCGGCGACCTGTCGGTGGCCGAGGGCGCGGTGCTCGCCTCCGTGATCCAGAGCCCGTCCTACCTCGACCCCGAGGCCAACCTCGACCAGCTGCAGGCCCGGTGGAACTACGTCCTCGACGGCATGGTCGCGATGGGCGTGCTCGGTCAGCAGGACCGCAGTGCAGCGGAATTCCCGATCACCGCGCCGTCCAACCGCCCCACCGACGCCAACTCCGCGCCGGGCCCCGACGGCCTGATCCGCAACCAGGTGCTGCGCGAGCTGTCGGATGCGGGGATCTCCGAGCAGACCCTCAACACCGAGGGTCTGCAGATCACCACCACGATCGACCCGCGGGCGCAGCAGTCCGCGATCGAGGCCGTCCACGACAACCTCGAAGGGGAGGATCCGGGGTTGCGGACCGCGGTCGTGTCGATCGATCCCCGCACCGGCGGTGTGCGCGCGTACTACGGCGGCGAGGACGGCGCCGGCTTCGACTACGCCCAGGCGCCGTTGCAGACGGGGTCGTCGTTCAAGGTGTTCGGCCTGGCCGCCGCGCTGGAGCAGGGCATCCCCCTCTCCGCCCGCTTCAGCAGTGCTCCGCTGACGGTCGGCAGCGTGCAGATCGGCAACGTCGAGGGCGAGTCCTGCGGCACGTGCACCATCGCCGAGGCGACGAAGCGGTCGCTGAACACGAGCTTCTACCGGTTGATGATGTCGCTGGACAACGGTCCGCAGGCCATCGCCGACGCCGCCCACAAGGCGGGGATCCCGGAGTTCATCCCCGGGGTGCAGGGCAAGACGCTCAGCGAGAACGGCGGCGAACCCGAGGGTGGCATCGTTCTCGGCCAGTACCTGTCGCGGCCGATCGACATGGCGTCCGCGTACGCGACGCTCGCGGCGTCGGGCATCTACCACCAGCCGTACTTCGTGCAGCGGGTCGTGACCGCCGACGGCGTCGTGCTCCTGGACCGTGCGCCGAGCCCGGGTGAGCGTCGGCTCGATGCCGCGGTGGCCGACAACATCAGCCAGGCACTGATGCCGATCGCCTCCTACTCGCGGGGCCACGCCCTGGCGGGGGGACGCCCGTCCGCGGCGAAGACCGGCACGGCTCAGCTCGGGGACACCGGCGAGAACAAGGACGCCTGGATGGTCGGTTACACGCCGTCGCTGGCGACGGCGGTGTGGATCGGCAAGGCCGACGCCACCGCCATCAACAACAGCTGGGGCGGACTGGTCTACGGTTCGGGTCTGCCGTCCGACATCTGGAAAGACACGATGGACGGCGCCCTCGAAGACACCGATTGGGAAGACTTCCCGTGGCCCGACCCGATCGGCGGCCAAGCCGGGGTGCCTACGTGGTCCGGCCAAACCAGCGGCGACGGAACGGGAACCGGCACCAGCGGGGTAGTCCCGCCGCCCGGTGCCCCCACCCCCGCACCCGTCGAGGTTCCGCCCCCGGCGGCCGTCCCGGTCCCGCCCGTCCCGCCGGTGCCCGCGCCCGTCCCGGCGCCGACCCAGATCGAAATCCTCCCGGGCGTCATCATCCCGCTGCCCGGTTAG